The genomic interval GAAGATATGATTTTACATTATACTAATTTTTCAAAGTTCATCATTTGATTTTGACCCAACTCTTTAGGTTTATTAATCAAAATCGATTGATGAACTAGAGAGTTCAAAATTACGTAAAATCATATCGTTTGAGTTTGTGtagtttttataattatattcatTTGCTTAAACataaatttgacccaatataattaaagtaatgattttttaaaaataaattatatttttttggacatattttatattaaaaaaatttactgCGCTCAATATAGTGATCAAAATAATATTGGataatatttatataatcaagagaactagactaATACATAGGACCAAATTTtattaagtcaatttaattttgactaaaattGACTAATGAACTTAGATAGTTCAAAATGATATATAATCCGATCTTatatttttatcttttaattatATCAATactttcaaatattaatttcatttattatatttaaaataataaatttttaaatagaaataaattatttttattttttattaaaaagaatCGATTTAATTATCATAATTATGGTAAAAAAcgaatacgctcgtccccagtgccccccgtcaacccgtcccaaggtcaacacggagaaggtaagtCAGGTTAGCAGCCGATTGAGAATAATAACTAATaagggtaaaaataaaattaaataccacatttaataattttaaaaataacgtACCTGattaagatatttaaattttttttctgatAAAAAGTTGAAAAATCAAACATCCGAATATTTGTTcccaattattatttttaattattaaaatactaAAAACATTTTGATATTAATAAATCATTAAATGATATTTCGAAAAGAGTTGTAAAGTTTTGGGTATTTTCAAACCTGTCCTTGATAAAATGCCCAAAACTTTATCTTGTAACGCAAGAATTCAAAATTGTCGTGCCAACTTGTTCCACTATTATATTTACCTGGACGACAACGCATTTCGTTTTTCAATCTCCCGTGCAACACGGGCCGTGTGCTTACCTTCTTGTCGATCACATCGACGTCGCAACGCCACGCCACGCCACCGCCGGCCAACCCCGTCTCCTCTTTCTAGAATAAGGTACGGCGGCCGCAAAAGTAAGCCCACTTCTGGCGATTTATTGATTCCTAAGATATTGATTCTTCATTCATTATTGCCGCAAGAACGAAGCGAAGGCCAAAGCATATGGGAACAGCTTCGGTTGCTTCCAATCTCATCTGTTTGCCGTAGAGAGAACTTTGCTGGGCTGGAAATTCTCAGCAATTTCGCACTTTTTTTTTTGGAGAAGGCGCGTTGTTGTAGTAGGTGGTATGGCAAGCGGCGGGAGGGTCATCTACAAGCGCGCCGCGCCGGGCGGGAGGCACCTCCACCGATCCAAGATCTCCGATGATGAGGACGATGAGGAGTATGTcttggaggaggaagatgatgagGAGGAGAGCTCTGATGAAGCCCTCGACGCGTCCGATGCTTCTAAGGAAGAGTTCGAGTTTGGGGGGTCCGCCAGCGGTTCCGATGATGTTAATCGGCCGGCGGCTAAGCTCGATGAGGACGATGAGATCTCGTTGGGGCGGAGGCCCAAACGTCTGAAGTGCTTTTCTAGAGCCAAAAAGAGGGCGGTGAAGAAACCTAGGTTTTCATATTATGACGACGATGACTATAAggccgaggaggaagaagaagaagaagaagaagaagaagaagaagaagaagaagaggaaattcCATCtcttaggaggaagagaaagaacaTAAATTCACGTGCAGTTAGATCTCGCTACCAGAAGACCAAAAGATCAGATTATGATGAAGTGGAGATGGAGGGAGAAGAAGAGTAtggaaaaaaggaaattttatctcTCAGGAACAGGGGAAGGAACGGAAATGCATCTCGAGTTAGATCTTACCACCGAAGGAGTAAAGGTTCAGAGTATAAGGAAGAGGagatagaggaagaagaagaaactgatGAAAAAGAAGTTTTATCGCTTAGAAAGAGAGGGAGGAACAGAAATGCACCAGCAGCTCAACCTCACAACCAACAGGCCAAAGGTTCAGATTATGAGGAAGAGGAgatggaggaggaagatgaaaaggATGAGGATTTCTCACCTGATGAGCAGGATCTTGTTGATGAGGAAGTCTCAATGCCTTCTGGATTGAAAAAGCAAGGACAAATGAAGAAGGGTGGTATGATGCAGGAGCAATGGATTTCAaggcaaaagaaaaggggaaacaGATGCCAGAAGAGATCTGAGCACGATGATGGTTTTATTGTGAAAGATCGTGTTGCTGCCAGTAGAAAGACCAAGACAACCAAGAAAGCAAGGAGGAAGATGAGCTCAACATCAAAGGACACCAAGAAGAAATTGTTGGAGGAGTCAGATACGCCTGATTTTGATTTTGTAAGTTCTGATGATGATTTTGTAGAGGAGGCCATTATGTTGGATGAACCAAGGAACAAAAGCAGGAGTATCCAGAAGACTAAAAGTTCTGTGATAAGAAGGCAAAAAGTGTCACTTGAGGAATCAGAATCTTGTTCAGATGGTGATTATAACATTTCTGAGCATGTGTTGAGGGATCTGGGGAGTAGTGGGATTGTGAATCTGCTACAGACAGATAGGATAGTTGCTCGAATAAAAAGCGTTGAGAAAGGTAAGGAGAAAGAAAATGAGGAATCAGGGAAGCCATTGTGTGGTATTTGCTTGACAGAGGAACATAGAACAACAGTTAGAGGAGTGTTGAATTCTTGCactcattttttttgttttccatGTATAATGGAGTGGTCAAAGGTAGAGTCACGATGTCCTGTTTGCAAGAGGAGGTTTGGAACCATTACCAAGTCCTCTAGATCAGATCCAGGGTTCGGGTTAAGGAAAGCAGTTATCAAAGTTGAAAAGCGTGATCAGGTAGgtattcaattcattttgcaataGCTTTAAGGAAAAGTTTATCTGACAACAATTGTTTTGGTTAACTGCATTGTAACCACATATTGGTCATCTTCTTGATGCAATCATATGTTAGGTTGAATTGATTGagtcaaaaatagttttgaaaagaatCAGTCTCAAATATCTTGGTATAACTCAATGTTTTTAAGGATTGTTTATAGTGATTAAGTTCTTAGGAACTatttgaattatatatttttttatctgtATATAATAAGGATCCACAAAAGGAAGTTACAAATTGATTTGATTGAGTACAGTTGATTGTGAGAAAATTTTAGGTGTTCTTAATATCTACCGACACTAACTGATTATTTTATTTCTCTGGTGCACTACAGTCATGTATGACTACAATATAACAAATGCACATTATTTTGtatatttctatttttctttgtTGCTAGACTGAATCTCATTATTCTGCATGTATGTTATTGCTATCTCTCTCTCTTATTTACATTAAACTTTTACCAATTTCTAATTAAATATTTCATATGTTGTTATTGTTTGTTGGCGAAGGTTTATCAACCTTCTGAGGAAGAAATAAGGCGAATGCTGGATCCATACGAAAATGTGGTATGCATAGAATGCCATCAAGGTGGAGATGATACTCTCATGTTGCTGTGTGATATCTGTGATTCGCCTGCTCACACATATTGTGTTGGTCTTGGGAGGGAAGTGCCAGAAGGCAATTGGTACTGTGAGTGTTGTAAATCTGCAGTTGATGATTCATCATACTTgcaaaatcaagattttggggATGATCAAGCAGCTGGCAATATTGACATGTTAGGCAGTCTCATTGAAACAGAGGTTTCAACCCCTTGTGGTAATACAAATTTTCATAGATCAAGTCAACCTTATTTCCATGAAATTGATCTGAATGTTTCGCCAAGATCAGTGGAAAATAGCAGTTATATATCTCAGCCCCATGGTGTTGGACCATCAACTGTTTTGGGTCGACGTGCACTACAGCAACGTATATGCATCATGTTGTCCAATGATAGATTGAGGCAAAGTTTTCAGGAGACTCGAGCATCACAGGGCAATGTAGGAACTGATTTTATGATATCAGAAATTGGACGAAGGATGGAAAACTCACACAGCTCGCAAAGGTTGAGTTCTTGGAACAGAGTGTCAGTTTCTGAACAGTGCTATCAGAACGATAAGCCTTCTTTATAATCTGAAGCTAGTTTAGCTCAGTGCACTACAGAAGGCTTAAGTTTAATATTTGAATGATGCCATGCGGGAGTATACTCCCTTACAAAGTGtcatttaaaagaattattcagGGATTCTGCACTTGGTATGCCTAACTTTCTATTTTTTATCTATAAATTGTTTACAAGGAATGAGGACATTAGGACTCTTTTTCATTGAAAATTTCCTACATTTTTTGTGGTATTTGTAGGTGAAAAAAGCTATGATCACCTACTACTATATTTGGTCAAACTGATGATGAATTAATCTATGAGAAAATGACTGGCTCTTCAAAAAGAGAGGGTCATTATTGTAATCTAAGAGACTTTACATTCAGTAGTAgtagtaaaaattcaaaacaaaagaTATACTAGTAACTGTTTGAAATTACATGAATTTATATCAATATTTAGAAGGACCTATGTGTTGAGTTGTACGGGCCCAACTATATGCCTTGGTTGGCCCATAGGATCATAATATGATTGCTTGCTACTTGCATCCTCAAGTCCCAACCAACCCAAATGCAAAGCTTGTCATGCTCTAATTCACTTGTTGGTTAAGTCGAGCATGTGCCACAGGATACTAAGATGAGCTATGTAGTAGCTGAGCCTGTTGGACTCTTTGGTTAGGAGAAGAAATGGTATTATCATTCAATAGTTTGCTTTAAGGAGCTGCATTTATTTTGTTGACATCATATATCCtttttcctccttttcttcattgtCATCATCATCGCCTAACCTTAATTTTAGAATAATAAACTGACTTCTGTATTCTTTCTCCATGAAACAAGTGGATTGCAAAGAAACTTCATTTTGCTGTATTCTTTGCTTCTACTTGTGTGAACTTTAGGATAATCCATAACGAATGAAAGCCCTGATGACAGATTGTGTTCTCTCATTTAGTTCTCATCATCCTTGTTTCTTTAACTCACATAAGCATGTCATGTTTGGCTAGGAAAAATGTTTTGTTTGGATTAGAGGATAAATAATCACCTTTTCTACCGAGGTATGCCATCTAGCCAAATGGAGCTAGGAACaattattcaaatattttttaaatgaaaacttatttacctCAAATTGAGTTGAAGTTCAAGTGGGCTTAAAACTTCACACTCAAGCTTGTTGATTGAAAGGCTTGTTAAGTTTGAGTCAGGCATGGGATTTGAACCCACTTATAATATTTAATCTCAAAAGTAGTCCTTGAATGGGCCTTAGCTTCTTTACGGATTTTATTGAACATGTATACTAAACAAATAAAAATGTGGATTTAGGAATCCATTTATAGGATTGCATGATTTGATAGAGGTATGAACGGAATAGTAAAGTTGTTGCCGTTTGATATATTTGAGTTGTGAAAACAGCCTCTTGTAATGCGGGGTAAGACCGCATCTAATAGACCCAATGTGGTCCGACGCTTTTCCGTAGTCCTGCATTGGTGGGAAACTTCGTGCACTAGGCTTCCCTTTATGTATGAACACTATACATTCATAGCAAATTTgtttaaaagatatattttaaatagttgcTTAAACTTAATTATGCAATTTGTGTATTTATGACCTTTTATTTATATTACCTATAGAAGATGCATGCATCAGAGTTACCTCTATCAACTAGAATCATGGTCTTGGGACATCAATTTTGATAAGCTTGGAACTGAAGGAACCATATATCCTCCTTGATTGGTACACTAAAGGTAGAAAGCTTATTCCCAAGAAGGCCATATGTCTATAATTACAACTCATCCTTCAGTTCAAATCCAAAACACTTGCAGGAGATATGACCAGAAACTAATCAATGGATTTCTGAAGAACCAATAAGAAATCATATGGAAGGAATGCAAATATGCAAACCAATCTAGAAATCTGCAGATCAATGGAAGTAGAAGCACTCCAGCCATAGATAATGAAAGACGGGAGGTAGAAGCACTCCAGCCATGAATAACAATAGAACTATAGTTGCAAAGAAGAATAAAATATTTGTTGACTGGATTTGGCACAGAACTTAGTTTGGATTAAGGTTCAGCTAGAGGGAAACAAAATTTTAGTGGAAACCGATTTGACAATAGATCAATTACAGAGGTTTAAAGAGAAGAAGATGCATTTGTTGAGATTCCAAAACCTTGCTGCTTCATATGAAGGTTCCCCTGCAATTCTGGGTGACATTATTCTTATTGCATATTGCCTTATAAGTATTATATGCCTTCTTCAAACCTTCATGGTGAAGTTCCCTTCGCCATTCTCTTTCCTTGTTATTCCCTTTACTTCTGTCCTGTGTATCTGGTTTGCTGTTTTGTTCAATTCTTGCCTTCTGGTAGAGAAATTATTTCTTAGATTTATCATGTTCATCTTTGTTAGTCATTATCACACACAGAGTATGAATGCTATTCTCCTCGTTGCAATATGCCTTTATTTTGCAGATACAATCTTCTTTTAGTACACCATTAATTTCAACCACATTGTGTACATCCAAGTCTAATGAAGTCCCAAGTTTATttgggaattttatttttgttcctaCGGCAATTCTTTCTATTCCCACTACATCTCGATAGTCTTCTCCTCTAGAAATTTCAGCAGCAACACCACAGCAACAATTAGGACTTTGTCCAAAAGGCCTGAGTTGAGTTTGTTCCTAATGTCATATTGATGCTAAAATAGAGGAAAGGGTGTGGGTgtgtttggggggggggggggggggggtggataAGCTTGATATTAGTTAATTTCTTGAGTCTTCATTCTAGGACAATTGGAAAGTAGCCTTGAGAATTCTACTACATCTCAAGGATCCTTCGAGAATGTCTCAAATATTATAGCCACGACTGCATACAAATTGTGGGATATATAGATGCAGATTggttacttttttaaaaattcaaatcaagaTATTGTGTTTTTGAATGCAACTTGATATCTTTGAAGGTCAAGAAGCTAACTATTGTATTGAGGTTCTGTGTAGAGGTAGAACACTGAGCaattatttttcttatatggGAGCTTATCTAACTCAAGCAATTATTGACAAAGTTAAATGCTGTTTTTAGTGCTAACAAAGTTGTATGTTGACAAAGTTAATGTTTCTAGTACCAATGAAGATGGATTGTGATAATTAAGTTGGCATGTACATTgctttctaatttgactttgatgagaGGACGAAACACATTtagagattgattattatttcaacaacaataacaaccaagccttatttcactaagtggggtcggctatataaatccttttacgccattgagttctatctcctaatatatcatcatctatagttaaataaatttatcttgttttattgttgctaactaagttttttttgatcttcctcttcctcgtttgatatgtgtgtttgttaTAGTTTCGCATTGTCTAACTGAAGCATTTATTTatcatctaagtacatgttcgtatcatcttaaacgtgtctcttggagtttttcctcaatagatgcagcTCTGACTTTTTCtccaatgctctcatttcttattctgtccatctaGTGCTGTAAACAAgttgagcttaaaatgaaccaagcttttgaaatgcttgctcaagcttgacttggtttattttttatgagcttgagcttgtttaaagtttgacttgagcttggtttgtttaggtgctatcgaactctcaattcaaatgTAGATCTGTCACATTAACGCCCcactagtgccggccccacggatatggagggaggtacatgtaggtacacaggcgtcagacgcatggtggggtaaaccccaggttgtCAGTTCTTGAGAATCAACTTCTGACCATTACGCCAAAGatgtcatgcgcccaccgtctgtgctacgccctgggggcattgagctctcaattcaagcttggttcgtttagatgttatcgagctctcaattcaagtttgtttgattgtttgaaacttttagttgtttgattagttattgagcttgataattaaatttatttattttattttattatttatttagcatattaaaaagagttttattaatgaatatgattcgtgaacattgttcacaaacgttgttcacgaacgttaagagctgaacacatatgtgttcaagcttatttgtttaattaatcttgtgtatattgaacgaacataaacaagttcttaccaagccgaacaccaagcttgttcacgaacacttggttcatttacagtcccatatccattctcgtatgtccacacatccaccttaacatcctcatatctacaactctcatcttctgctcatgtgcttgactcatagcccaacattcagctccatataacatattAGGTTTAACTGcggttttgtaaaactttcttttaaattttagaagtaTCTTACGattacataaaacactcgacgttTTCCTCCATTTCAACCGTTATACTTGTATTATAtgcaagacatctctctcaatttctctatcgttttgcaaaaatgatcctaaatatttaaagctctcggtTTCGGACAACTCatcatcttctatcttaacaattgtctcattacgtctaatattgataaatttaaattccatatattttgtcTCTACTCtactaagtctaaatttttttccttttaatgtTTCCCGCCAATATTCTactttagcatttactccttcatgtgtttcatctaccaaaacaatatcatctttaaacaacatgcaccacattGTGCCTTGAATGCGTTTAGTGAGTTtgttcataattagtgtaaaaagatagagacttagtgTTGAGCTTTGATGCAACCCTatttttattggaaatacttcagttactccattaaagtctttactctagtcgttgcatcctcgtacatattcttaattagttcaatatatgttgtGCTAATAcatcttttttttttagaattttccatataatttctcttaggactttattataagttttttctaagtcaatgaatactatgtatagatcttgttttttctctcgatattttttaattaattatcagACGATGTAAAGTTTCTATTGTCGACTTTCCAGGTATGAATCCTAATTGATTTTCGGTTACTGTGACCTCTTCCTTAATCTTTTCTCtattactttttttttcaaagtttcatgacatgactcattagtttaatacctctatagtttgcacaattttatacaTTTTCCTTATTCTTATAGAAGGGAACTAGAGTAcatatcctccattgatcagacatgtttttcgttttcaatatcatattaaataattttgtaagtcattcaatattttattttcctaGATACTTCCAtatctctatcggaatatcatatgCTTCAACGATTTTTCCATTGTACATTCCATTTAAAGCTttttctacttctgaagtttgaattctacgataaaaatttaaatttttatactcatttgacctacttaaattacctaaattgGTCACCTAAGTCTTCATTAAAATGTTGATGAAAATATCAATTCCATcgttcttttatttcttcatcatttactagtaccttattacattcatctttaatacattttatttggataagatttctagttttcctttctctcactttagctattctataaatgcctCTTTCCCCAtcttttgtattcaattttttatataatcgttCAAAGTTTCATTATTTACtttattcactactttcttagcctcttttttttgctattgtatattttttaaaatttttctcattcttacaaatatataattttttataagcggtttgtttttccttcactttctcttatactttctcatttcaccaccaagattttttatttagtggtgcatgtcctttTGACTACACTCTTcgttactattttcaactttaataccATCTTATTCAATGTTATATTAGAGTTattatatatttcacctaatacttgtactcaTACCTTCTCTTTACATATATTTTACTTCCCATCCcataacttccaccacttaattttaggagtcgtatatatttttttattgatattatgcttgaggCGTCTATTCAACACTATTAATCTATATTggatagttaagctttctccagggacgaccttacaatctttacaaatctttctatcattcttcctaatcataagaaagtcaatttgcgatttattattcccacttttgaatgtgactaagtgttcttctcttttcttaaaaaaaatatattaactaatataaAATCACATGCTAttacaaaatctaatataattttctcttctttatttctcgttccaaacccataacctcTATGCAccctctcatattcttcatttttcaTTTCATCATGTCCATTTATATCAccttttattaaaatcatttcatttggtagaatgttttgtaatactttATCTAAGGCGCCCCAAAACCA from Zingiber officinale cultivar Zhangliang chromosome 6B, Zo_v1.1, whole genome shotgun sequence carries:
- the LOC121991699 gene encoding stress response protein nst1-like gives rise to the protein MASGGRVIYKRAAPGGRHLHRSKISDDEDDEEYVLEEEDDEEESSDEALDASDASKEEFEFGGSASGSDDVNRPAAKLDEDDEISLGRRPKRLKCFSRAKKRAVKKPRFSYYDDDDYKAEEEEEEEEEEEEEEEEEEIPSLRRKRKNINSRAVRSRYQKTKRSDYDEVEMEGEEEYGKKEILSLRNRGRNGNASRVRSYHRRSKGSEYKEEEIEEEEETDEKEVLSLRKRGRNRNAPAAQPHNQQAKGSDYEEEEMEEEDEKDEDFSPDEQDLVDEEVSMPSGLKKQGQMKKGGMMQEQWISRQKKRGNRCQKRSEHDDGFIVKDRVAASRKTKTTKKARRKMSSTSKDTKKKLLEESDTPDFDFVSSDDDFVEEAIMLDEPRNKSRSIQKTKSSVIRRQKVSLEESESCSDGDYNISEHVLRDLGSSGIVNLLQTDRIVARIKSVEKGKEKENEESGKPLCGICLTEEHRTTVRGVLNSCTHFFCFPCIMEWSKVESRCPVCKRRFGTITKSSRSDPGFGLRKAVIKVEKRDQVYQPSEEEIRRMLDPYENVVCIECHQGGDDTLMLLCDICDSPAHTYCVGLGREVPEGNWYCECCKSAVDDSSYLQNQDFGDDQAAGNIDMLGSLIETEVSTPCGNTNFHRSSQPYFHEIDLNVSPRSVENSSYISQPHGVGPSTVLGRRALQQRICIMLSNDRLRQSFQETRASQGNVGTDFMISEIGRRMENSHSSQRLSSWNRVSVSEQCYQNDKPSL